The Anaerolineae bacterium region CTTTCAAGTCCTGCCTCCAACCACGCTAACCATCACCGCCTCTGTGCTCCCCGCAGACCTTACCCCTACCGCCAACCCTGCCATTAGGCACGCCCAGCCTGCCCCAGGACTTGTGGGTAATCACCAGATCTGTGGGAGCGGAGACGCCGAGTGCCCAGGGTCGCCCAATCCGGAGAAGCAAGGGGGCACGGCCAGACGGCGGAACGGGGAGTTGACTGCCACCGCCCGCCTCCATAGACTGCGCCAGAGGGGTCGCCGCCGGAGGTTAGGATGAGCGTTGAGCGGGAGCAGAAGCTAGTACTGCTCGTAGATGACGACCGGGACCTGGTCTCGATGCTCCGCATAGCGCTAGAGCACGAAGGCCTAGCCGTCTGCGCCGCCTACGATGGGCGTGAGGGCCTGAGGCAGTTCTACGACCGGAAGCCCGACCTGGTGGTACTGGACATAATGCTTCCTGGGATGGACGGATGGGTGGTCTGTGAGCGCATCCGCGAGATGTCGAACGCTCCTGTGCTCATGTTGACTGCCAGGAGCAAAGATGAGGAGGTCGCCCGAGGTCTGTATCTGGGCGCTGACGACTACATAACCAAACCCTTCGGGGTGTCGGAGTTCATCGCTCGGGTGCGGGCCGTAGTGCGCCGCTCAGACCAGTCGCCCAAGCTCCCCTCGCAGTCGCTTCTTACCATCGATAAG contains the following coding sequences:
- a CDS encoding response regulator transcription factor, with product MSVEREQKLVLLVDDDRDLVSMLRIALEHEGLAVCAAYDGREGLRQFYDRKPDLVVLDIMLPGMDGWVVCERIREMSNAPVLMLTARSKDEEVARGLYLGADDYITKPFGVSEFIARVRAVVRRSDQSPKLPSQSLLTIDKHLSVDLAKRRIIVDGRPTQTLSPTEQRLLAVLAAHAGEVVPSEVLLERVWGGSASRSSGHLKTYIHYLRTKIEKDPTQPRYILTERGVGYRFSSLA